One segment of Primulina tabacum isolate GXHZ01 chromosome 6, ASM2559414v2, whole genome shotgun sequence DNA contains the following:
- the LOC142549031 gene encoding uncharacterized protein LOC142549031 isoform X1 has protein sequence MLFPKMNQLNQGESSAGPSVLPAKRKRGRPRKDPSSKHAKAAHTPPGFVGTKEYLSQRADQTNGVDIMVGQPVTGVVEATFDAGYLLTVRIGNSDTNLRGVVFKPGHVIPVTAANDVAPHMKMIRRNEVRMPTEKRGWSRREKLPIQPGAIVPLKHKYSSPKIAPRVPPVDVKGTVVPILLQPGNFSNEISPSDQIPLNTPQSGHMLEFGDNDVHMVEPLAMLPPDRSIPVSQMFMATTPHHSHQVSIVSEQINTSSVKESAPSVYDSGLEKGDQPMKSIDTDTSGSSQTSDTQTENSKETSNCLSEDLDGISKQDLGNTIDPFSSESLQNVSGAKPFFDYETGKMTELLKTVQENMKENEVHIAEEPISIPEIEFPETYAAEMDLENKTIIP, from the exons atg CTATTTCCCAAAATGAATCAACTTAATCAAGGGGAGAGCTCTGCTGGCCCTTCAGTCCTTCCTGCCAAGCGGAAACGTGGTCGTCCACGTAAAGATCCCAGTTCAAAGCATGCTAAAGCTGCTCACACACCACCTGGTTTTGTAGGAACGAAAGAATACCTTTCTCAGAGAGCTGATCAAACCAATGGAGTTGATATAATGGTTGGCCAGCCAGTGACTGGCGTTGTTGAGGCTACATTTGATGCTGGTTATTTGCTTACTGTTCGAATTGGTAACTCAGATACAAATTTAAGGGGTGTTGTTTTCAAACCTGGACATGTTATTCCGGTCACAGCAGCTAACGATGTGGCCCCGCATATGAAAATGATCAGGAGAAATGAAGTCCGCATGCCTACTGAAAAACGAGGTTGGTCACGGCGCGAGAAACTTCCTATTCAACCAGGTGCCATAGTTCCTTTAAAACACAAATATTCATCGCCAAAAATTGCTCCTCGTGTTCCTCCAGTCGATGTGAAAGGCACTGTGGTTCCTATTTTACTTCAACCCGGCAATTTTTCGAATGAGATATCACCTTCCGATCAAATACCTTTAAACACACCCCAATCTGGTCACATGTTGGAATTTGGAGACAATGATGTGCATATGGTTGAACCTTTAGCCATGTTACCACCGGATCGATCTATACCAGTTAGCCAGATGTTCATGGCCACAACGCCTCATCACAGCCACCAAGTTTCCATAGTTAGTGAGCAGATTAACACCAGTTCTGTTAAAGAAAGTGCCCCCAGCGTCTATGACAGCGGACTAGAAAAAGGTGACCAACCAATGAAATCAATAGATACCGATACATCAGGCTCTTCGCAAACATCGGATACTCAGACGGAGAACAGTAAGGAAACATCAAATTGCTTATCAGAGGATTTAGATGGCATTTCAAAACAAGACTTGGGAAATACCATTGATCCCTTTTCATCTGAGTCCTTACAAAATGTGTCTGGTGCAAAACCTTTTTTCGATTACGAAACCGGGAAGATGACGGAGCTTTTAAAG ACTGTACAGGAAAATATGAAAGAGAACGAGGTGCACATTGCAGAAGAACCAATTTCCATACCTGAGATTGAGTTTCCAGAAACTTATGCCGCTGAAATGGATTTAGAAAACAAAACAATCATTCCATGA
- the LOC142549031 gene encoding uncharacterized protein LOC142549031 isoform X3 yields the protein MNQLNQGESSAGPSVLPAKRKRGRPRKDPSSKHAKAAHTPPGFVGTKEYLSQRADQTNGVDIMVGQPVTGVVEATFDAGYLLTVRIGNSDTNLRGVVFKPGHVIPVTAANDVAPHMKMIRRNEVRMPTEKRGWSRREKLPIQPGAIVPLKHKYSSPKIAPRVPPVDVKGTVVPILLQPGNFSNEISPSDQIPLNTPQSGHMLEFGDNDVHMVEPLAMLPPDRSIPVSQMFMATTPHHSHQVSIVSEQINTSSVKESAPSVYDSGLEKGDQPMKSIDTDTSGSSQTSDTQTENSKETSNCLSEDLDGISKQDLGNTIDPFSSESLQNVSGAKPFFDYETGKMTELLKTVQENMKENEVHIAEEPISIPEIEFPETYAAEMDLENKTIIP from the exons ATGAATCAACTTAATCAAGGGGAGAGCTCTGCTGGCCCTTCAGTCCTTCCTGCCAAGCGGAAACGTGGTCGTCCACGTAAAGATCCCAGTTCAAAGCATGCTAAAGCTGCTCACACACCACCTGGTTTTGTAGGAACGAAAGAATACCTTTCTCAGAGAGCTGATCAAACCAATGGAGTTGATATAATGGTTGGCCAGCCAGTGACTGGCGTTGTTGAGGCTACATTTGATGCTGGTTATTTGCTTACTGTTCGAATTGGTAACTCAGATACAAATTTAAGGGGTGTTGTTTTCAAACCTGGACATGTTATTCCGGTCACAGCAGCTAACGATGTGGCCCCGCATATGAAAATGATCAGGAGAAATGAAGTCCGCATGCCTACTGAAAAACGAGGTTGGTCACGGCGCGAGAAACTTCCTATTCAACCAGGTGCCATAGTTCCTTTAAAACACAAATATTCATCGCCAAAAATTGCTCCTCGTGTTCCTCCAGTCGATGTGAAAGGCACTGTGGTTCCTATTTTACTTCAACCCGGCAATTTTTCGAATGAGATATCACCTTCCGATCAAATACCTTTAAACACACCCCAATCTGGTCACATGTTGGAATTTGGAGACAATGATGTGCATATGGTTGAACCTTTAGCCATGTTACCACCGGATCGATCTATACCAGTTAGCCAGATGTTCATGGCCACAACGCCTCATCACAGCCACCAAGTTTCCATAGTTAGTGAGCAGATTAACACCAGTTCTGTTAAAGAAAGTGCCCCCAGCGTCTATGACAGCGGACTAGAAAAAGGTGACCAACCAATGAAATCAATAGATACCGATACATCAGGCTCTTCGCAAACATCGGATACTCAGACGGAGAACAGTAAGGAAACATCAAATTGCTTATCAGAGGATTTAGATGGCATTTCAAAACAAGACTTGGGAAATACCATTGATCCCTTTTCATCTGAGTCCTTACAAAATGTGTCTGGTGCAAAACCTTTTTTCGATTACGAAACCGGGAAGATGACGGAGCTTTTAAAG ACTGTACAGGAAAATATGAAAGAGAACGAGGTGCACATTGCAGAAGAACCAATTTCCATACCTGAGATTGAGTTTCCAGAAACTTATGCCGCTGAAATGGATTTAGAAAACAAAACAATCATTCCATGA
- the LOC142549032 gene encoding uncharacterized protein LOC142549032 — MKITVERATFTRKQRRRKARIPGVRVLLRREVGVSSVKRSSRPETPLLKWKVDEGKEKSESVENEKSSPKVGHRAGEVVSARKLASGLWRLHLPEFQINGGRSSGLQSGDVEFKSAKRDHHLAKDHASPRKELVHSLHSVSGQKTGLLHKLEPSYQYSNYEMEGVTKWDPIGSKTSNASMQVFGQPRHHDQQASAALSTLKSELEQARARINELETERRSYKKKLEQFLRKLSEERASWRSREHEKIRAIIEDMKADLSVEKKNRQRLEMVNSKLVNGLSDAKLLAKRYKHAYEKEQEARELIEEVCNELAKEIGDDRVEVETAKRESLKLQEEVEEERKMLQMAEVWREERVQMKLVDAKVMLEEKYSYMNALVTDIELFLNSRSTTFDREELTRAEFLRQAAKSVDIQDTRELTYEPANPDDFFCVFEDVNFSKSDNREEAEPCVGYSPASRAREPSDISMDQNSEREEDASEWETVSHAEDQGSSYSPGGSDLSVTKNFRGSNVSRNRGEWEKDGGEEMPIGEISKVGQMPPQNLKKVSSISKLWRSYPSNGDNYNIVSIDGIKGRLLNGTNMSPDHGLGKSGTYPTDLTGQCSSPDLGVPQANRGMKGCIEWPRGAHKSNLKSRLLEARMECPKIQLRQVLKQKF, encoded by the exons ATGAAGATCACCGTTGAAAGAGCAACTTTTACACGCAAGCAGCGTCGCCGGAAAGCGAGGATTCCCGGCGTCCGCGTGTTGTTGAGGAGGGAGGTCGGGGTTTCGTCGGTCAAACGGAGTAGTCGCCCGGAGACTCCTTTGCTTAAATGGAAGGTTGATGAAGGGAAGGAGAAGAGTGAGTCGGTGGAGAACGAGAAGTCGTCGCCTAAAGTTGGCCACAGGGCTGGGGAGGTAGTGTCGGCGAGGAAGCTCGCCTCCGGGCTGTGGAGGCTGCATTTACCCGAGTTTCAGATCAATGGCGGCCGAAGCTCAGGGCTTCAG TCAGGAGATGTCGAGTTTAAGTCCGCAAAACGTGATCATCACCTTGCTAAAGATCATGCTTCTCCTCGAAAAGAGTTGGTTCATAGTCTGCATTCTGTGTCTGGCCAAAAAACTGGACTATTGCACAAG CTCGAGCcatcatatcaatattccaACTATGAAATGGAGGGTGTTACAAAGTGGGATCCTATTGGTTCGAAAACATCCAATGCATCAATGCAGGTATTTGGCCAACCAAGGCACCACGACCAACAAGCAAGTGCCGCCTTGTCCACCCTCAAGTCCGAACTTGAACAAGCAAGAGCCCGAATCAATGAACTTGAAACAGAGCGTCGATCTTACAAAAAGAAACTTGAACAGTTTTTGCGCAAACTCAGTGAGGAAAGAGCTTCATGGCGAAGTAGAGAACATGAAAAAATCCGTGCTATTATAGAGGATATGAAAGCTGATTTAAGCGTAGAGAAAAAAAATCGTCAGAGGCTGGAGATGGTCAATTCTAAGCTGGTCAATGGATTGTCGGATGCCAAGCTATTAGCAAAGAGATATAAGCATGCATATGAAAAAGAACAAGAGGCGAGGGAATTAATAGAGGAGGTATGCAATGAACTTGCTAAAGAAATTGGAGATGATAGGGTAGAAGTGGAAACGGCGAAAAGGGAGTCGTTGAAACTCCAAGAGGAAGTTGAAGAAGAGAGGAAGATGTTGCAGATGGCTGAGGTTTGGCGTGAAGAACGAGTGCAAATGAAGTTGGTTGATGCTAAAGTAATGCTTGAAGAGAAGTATTCTTATATGAACGCTCTTGTCACAGATATTGAGTTGTTTTTGAATTCGAGAAGTACAACATTTGATAGGGAGGAGTTGACGAGGGCGGAGTTCCTTCGACAGGCGGCCAAATCTGTCGATATACAAGATACCAGGGAATTGACGTACGAGCCTGCGAATCCTGATGATTTTTTCTGTGTCTTTGAAGATGTTAATTTTAGCAAATCCGACAACAGGGAGGAGGCTGAACCATGTGTTGGATACAGTCCAGCCAGCCGTGCACGAGAGCCTTCTGACATATCTATGGATCAGAACAGTGAACGTGAAGAAGACGCTAGTGAGTGGGAAACTGTAAGCCATGCTGAGGATCAGGGCTCAAGCTATTCACCTGGTGGAAGTGATCTTTCTGTGACCAAAAACTTTCGGGGCAGCAACGTCTCAAGAAATAGAGGGGAGTGGGAAAAAGACGGAGGAGAGGAAATGCCAATCGGGGAAATAAGCAAAGTTGGTCAGATGCCACCACAAAATTTGAAGAAGGTTTCATCTATTTCTAAGCTATGGAGATCATACCCGAGTAACGGTGATAATTACAATATTGTGTCAATTGATGGAATTAAGGGAAGGCTTTTGAATGGGACTAATATGTCTCCCGATCATGGTTTGGGAAAAAGTGGGACTTATCCCACGGATTTGACTGGACAATGCAGCTCGCCTGACTTGGGGGTTCCACAGGCAAATCGAGGGATGAAAGGATGTATTGAGTGGCCACGTGGCGCACATAAGAGTAATTTGAAGTCCCGACTTTTGGAAGCGAGGATGGAATGCCCAAAGATCCAGTTGCGCCAGGTTTTGAAACAGAAGTTTTAG
- the LOC142549031 gene encoding uncharacterized protein LOC142549031 isoform X2 has translation MNQLNQGESSAGPSVLPAKRKRGRPRKDPSSKHAKAAHTPPGFVGTKEYLSQRADQTNGVDIMVGQPVTGVVEATFDAGYLLTVRIGNSDTNLRGVVFKPGHVIPVTAANDVAPHMKMIRRNEVRMPTEKRGWSRREKLPIQPGAIVPLKHKYSSPKIAPRVPPVDVKGTVVPILLQPGNFSNEISPSDQIPLNTPQSGHMLEFGDNDVHMVEPLAMLPPDRSIPVSQMFMATTPHHSHQVSIVSEQINTSSVKESAPSVYDSGLEKGDQPMKSIDTDTSGSSQTSDTQTENSKETSNCLSEDLDGISKQDLGNTIDPFSSESLQNVSGAKPFFDYETGKMTELLKENMKENEVHIAEEPISIPEIEFPETYAAEMDLENKTIIP, from the exons ATGAATCAACTTAATCAAGGGGAGAGCTCTGCTGGCCCTTCAGTCCTTCCTGCCAAGCGGAAACGTGGTCGTCCACGTAAAGATCCCAGTTCAAAGCATGCTAAAGCTGCTCACACACCACCTGGTTTTGTAGGAACGAAAGAATACCTTTCTCAGAGAGCTGATCAAACCAATGGAGTTGATATAATGGTTGGCCAGCCAGTGACTGGCGTTGTTGAGGCTACATTTGATGCTGGTTATTTGCTTACTGTTCGAATTGGTAACTCAGATACAAATTTAAGGGGTGTTGTTTTCAAACCTGGACATGTTATTCCGGTCACAGCAGCTAACGATGTGGCCCCGCATATGAAAATGATCAGGAGAAATGAAGTCCGCATGCCTACTGAAAAACGAGGTTGGTCACGGCGCGAGAAACTTCCTATTCAACCAGGTGCCATAGTTCCTTTAAAACACAAATATTCATCGCCAAAAATTGCTCCTCGTGTTCCTCCAGTCGATGTGAAAGGCACTGTGGTTCCTATTTTACTTCAACCCGGCAATTTTTCGAATGAGATATCACCTTCCGATCAAATACCTTTAAACACACCCCAATCTGGTCACATGTTGGAATTTGGAGACAATGATGTGCATATGGTTGAACCTTTAGCCATGTTACCACCGGATCGATCTATACCAGTTAGCCAGATGTTCATGGCCACAACGCCTCATCACAGCCACCAAGTTTCCATAGTTAGTGAGCAGATTAACACCAGTTCTGTTAAAGAAAGTGCCCCCAGCGTCTATGACAGCGGACTAGAAAAAGGTGACCAACCAATGAAATCAATAGATACCGATACATCAGGCTCTTCGCAAACATCGGATACTCAGACGGAGAACAGTAAGGAAACATCAAATTGCTTATCAGAGGATTTAGATGGCATTTCAAAACAAGACTTGGGAAATACCATTGATCCCTTTTCATCTGAGTCCTTACAAAATGTGTCTGGTGCAAAACCTTTTTTCGATTACGAAACCGGGAAGATGACGGAGCTTTTAAAG GAAAATATGAAAGAGAACGAGGTGCACATTGCAGAAGAACCAATTTCCATACCTGAGATTGAGTTTCCAGAAACTTATGCCGCTGAAATGGATTTAGAAAACAAAACAATCATTCCATGA
- the LOC142549030 gene encoding protein FATTY ACID EXPORT 5-like, translating to MLDFCFTIPYGLLLVVGGVIGYAKKGSTASLAGGAGTGLLLVVAGFLSLQAYHKRKNSYFALILETAIAALLTWVMTQRYLQTSKIMPAGMVAGISFLMTGFYLYKIANGGNHIPPKSD from the exons ATGCTGGATTTTTGCTTCACGATCCCGTATGGGCTACTTTTGGTGGTAGGTGGCGTAATTGGATACGCGAAGAAAGGCAGCACTGCGTCGCTGGCTGGTGGCGCCGGCACCGGTTTGCTGCTCGTCGTCGCCGGCTTTCTCAGCCTCCAAGCCTACCACAAGCGCAAAAATTCCTACTTTGCGTTGATTCTGGAGACGG CTATTGCTGCCTTGCTAACGTGGGTTATGACCCAGAGGTAtctgcaaacttcaaagataaTGCCGGCTGGTATGGTTGCTGGGATCAG TTTTCTCATGACTGGATTTTATCTTTACAAGATTGCAAATGGTGGCAACCATATCCCTCCGAAATCTGACTGA
- the LOC142549033 gene encoding uncharacterized protein LOC142549033 has product MGHIVRKKKGRPAKVDPGGRGTPPSQREPRRSNRRRSVKYMFELDDYFDELGLFEDDEDQQRREKELKLLLKVEGKGTGGGAQPESAGPKPGRPGRRVNHPASPSSSFSSDVDLPSKKRKMNEGTDDENGEASYGDDCNDDRVEVRERKSEFKAKILTPGPQTRAAPSGLPLPAKKTLELILNIIQRKDIYGVFAEPVDPEELPDYHGVIKNPMDFGTVRNKLSNGLYTTLEQIESDVYLICSNAMQYNAPDTIYYKQARVMHELAKRKFYELCLDSRSSEKESKCEQNIRSSSILNRQVKNPVSQTLQDSLGSDFSYGVTVGAAVDIHQVSNAILAVGSSRPCSVDRLVERNSFLNYNNLDKGEALLPGNSSLSKPGRKLSAHEENRRATYDISLTHPFACSESLFSTFDGESKQLVPVGAYAEHSYARSLARFAAALGPVAWKISSKRIEQALPQEVKYGRGWVGEYEPLSTPVLMLENCVVKEPPFFTKKLPVDTRKFEKIPTVSISSKEIQGTMPFIEKNPQSVGPTKIRSASAPITFPMKAQPDRENVSKVKASFFLDPCSKPGTSNLNHHHEKSKSKNAGEYEKQVELNGPPIFNKNVVDFIGQGHVSKGSEVEVTRSIFTSRNINFTSSGSVKQPDIKEVAVGGLPNGKVSGDRINSNTIVNSSSNLAKGVGYYPQEQGQGLSDPVHLMRMLAEKAQNQQKSFYQPSTDAPSVLSPDPNKDNLNNTITAVSHALRSVGAGGFRPSGENTNPFKNQHANFLNISTRDMHSQGSRFREESPASVIHYRPDRNNFPFNVFVSRGGAQPMRVGNDVNFQNQPMAFPPFPPNSKQMLESLPPDLNVGFQSPGSPGKNPSSGGLVESQQPDLALQL; this is encoded by the exons ATGGGCCATATCGTGAGGAAGAAGAAAGGTAGGCCAGCAAAGGTAGATCCCGGAGGCCGCGGCACGCCCCCGTCGCAAAGGGAGCCTAGGCGGAGCAACCGCCGTCGGAGTGTGAAGTACATGTTCGAGCTTGACGATTACTTCGACGAATTAGGGCTCTTCGAGGATGACGAGGACCAGCAGAGGAGAGAGAAGGAGCTCAAGCTATTGCTCAAGGTGGAAGGCAAGGGCACTGGCGGCGGCGCCCAACCAGAGTCAGCAGGTCCTAAGCCGGGCCGCCCTGGGCGGCGCGTTAACCACCCTGCGAGCCCGTCATCGTCGTTCTCTTCCGACGTTGACCTTCCGTCTAAAAAGCGAAAAATGAACGAGGGGACTGATGACGAAAATGGTGAAGCCAGCTACGGGGATGACTGTAACGACGACCGTGTAGAG GTCCGGGAAAGGAAGTCAGAATTCAAAGCCAAAATCTTGACTCCAg GGCCACAGACAAGGGCTGCTCCATCTGGGCTACCGTTGCCTGCCAAGAAGACATTGGAGTTGATTTTGAACATAATTCAAAG GAAAGATATTTATGGTGTCTTTGCAGAACCTGTTGATCCTGAAGAG CTTCCCGATTATCACGGAGTGATAAAGAATCCTATGGACTTTGGTACTGTGAGGAACAAGCTGAGTAATGGGTTATATACAACTTTGGAACAAATTGAG AGTGATGTTTATCTCATATGCTCAAATGCAATGCAATACAATGCACCCGATACCATATACTACAAGCAG GCACGCGTCATGCATGAGCTGGCGAAAAGGAAATTTTATGAGTTATGTTTGGATAGTCGCAGTTCAGAAAAGGAGAGCAAGTGCGAGCAGAATATAAGATCTAGCTCCATTCTAAATAGGCAAGTAAAAAACCCAGTTAGCCAGACTCTGCAAGACTCTCTCGGCTCTGATTTCTCATATGGAGTCACTGTTGGGGCTGCGGTAGATATCCACCAAGTCTCAAATGCGATCCTAGCTGTTGGATCTTCAAGACCTTGCAGTGTTGATCGACTTGTCGAGAGAAACTCATTCTTAAATTACAACAATCTTGACAAGGGAGAAGCATTACTGCCAG GAAACAGTTCTCTGTCTAAACCTGGTAGAAAATTGTCAGCACATGAAGAAAACCGTCGTGCGACTTATGACATTTCTTTAACTCATCCTTTTGCCTGCTCGGAATCTCTATTCTCAACTTTTGATGGAGAAAGCAAGCAGCTGGTTCCG GTTGGGGCTTATGCTGAGCATTCATATGCTAGAAGCCTGGCTCGTTTTGCTGCTGCTCTTGGACCTGTTGCCTGGAAAATTTCTTCCAAGAGAATTGAACAAGCACTGCCTCAAGAAGTAAAGTACGGGCGGGGTTGGGTTGGAGAGTATGAGCCACTTTCAACTCCTGTATTAATGCTGGAAAATTGCGTTGTGAAGGAGCCACCATTTTTCACGAAAAAATTACCTGTTGATACTAGGAAGTTTGAGAAGATACCTACTGTTTCAATTTCTTCCAAGGAAATCCAGGGAACTATGCCTTTCATAGAGAAGAATCCGCAGTCTGTTGGTCCTACCAAAATCAGATCAGCATCTGCTCCTATCACTTTTCCAATGAAGGCACAACCAGATAGGGAGAATGTTTCAAAAGTGAAAGCATCTTTCTTTTTGGATCCTTGTAGCAAACCTGGTACTTCTAATCTTAATCACCaccatgaaaaatcaaaatccaAGAATGCTGGCGAATATGAGAAACAGGTTGAATTGAATGGACCACctatattcaataaaaatgtAGTTGATTTTATCGGTCAAGGGCATGTTTCAAAGGGTTCAGAAGTGGAAGTTACGAGGTCAATCTTCACTTCAAGAAACATCAACTTCACATCTTCTGGATCTGTTAAGCAGCCTGATATTAAAGAAGTTGCTGTTGGAGGATTGCCTAATGGCAAAGTTAGTGGTGATAGGATCAATAGCAATACAATTGTGAATTCATCCTCTAATTTGGCAAAAGGAGTAGGGTATTATCCCCAGGAACAAGGACAGGGTCTTAGTGACCCTGTTCATCTGATGAGAATGCTGGCTGAAAAGGctcaaaatcaacaaaaatcGTTTTATCAACCTTCCACTGATGCTCCTAGCGTTTTATCTCCAGATCCGAATAAAGATAATTTGAATAACACTATCACAGCTGTCTCTCATGCACTGAGGTCTGTTGGAGCCGGTGGATTTAGACCAAGTGGTGAAAACACTAATCCTTTCAAGAACCAACATGCTAATTTCCTCAACATTTCTACCCGTGATATGCATTCTCAAGGATCACGATTTCGCGAAGAGTCCCCAGCTTCTGTAATCCACTATCGGCCAGATAGAAACAATTTTCCATTCAATGTTTTTGTATCTCGAGGCGGCGCACAACCTATGAGAGTTGGAAATGATGTGAACTTTCAAAACCAACCAATGGCGTTTCCACCTTTTCCTCCTAACTCAAAACAGATGTTGGAGTCCCTTCCCCCTGATTTAAACGTTGGTTTTCAGTCACCAGGGTCTCCCGGAAAAAATCCCTCTTCAGGTGGCCTGGTTGAGTCGCAGCAGCCTGATTTGGCTTTGCAACTCTGA